Proteins co-encoded in one Archangium lipolyticum genomic window:
- a CDS encoding tetratricopeptide repeat protein: MRLFLVLLAALLLAPPQARAQRGAARGNPKELIKQAERLYDQKKYLEAAEVLEKAHEASPNPDPRLLYNIARAYDQGGKEREAIQYYEQYKAKGTDLTLIKRADLFIDRLKLQLQKEEARAAASASERKRLQEEAASARRRADEERQAARRADETNKLRLKEAYEDALAARKRMQVTSFALGGVALVGLGAGTVFGLQARSARNDFDKATELDPKLAAKTATRTNALLADIGFGVGVASAIAAVLLYPKEPLPPPGKPRVTLAPSGAGAGMEVSF, from the coding sequence ATGCGATTGTTCCTGGTTTTGTTGGCGGCCCTCCTGCTCGCGCCCCCGCAGGCCCGCGCTCAACGCGGCGCGGCACGTGGCAATCCGAAGGAGCTCATCAAGCAGGCCGAGCGGCTGTACGACCAGAAGAAGTACCTGGAGGCCGCGGAGGTGCTGGAGAAGGCGCACGAGGCGTCGCCCAACCCGGATCCGCGGCTGCTCTACAACATCGCCCGCGCGTACGACCAGGGGGGCAAGGAGCGCGAGGCCATCCAGTACTACGAGCAGTACAAGGCCAAGGGGACGGACCTGACGCTCATCAAGCGCGCCGACCTCTTCATCGACCGGCTGAAGCTGCAGTTGCAGAAGGAGGAAGCGCGGGCGGCGGCCTCGGCGAGCGAGCGCAAGCGGTTGCAGGAGGAGGCCGCGTCGGCCCGGCGGCGCGCGGACGAGGAGCGGCAGGCGGCCCGCCGCGCCGACGAGACCAACAAGCTGCGTCTCAAGGAGGCCTATGAGGACGCGCTCGCCGCGCGCAAGCGCATGCAGGTGACGTCCTTCGCCCTGGGTGGCGTGGCGCTGGTGGGCCTGGGCGCGGGCACCGTCTTCGGGTTGCAGGCCCGGAGCGCACGCAACGACTTCGACAAGGCCACGGAGTTGGATCCGAAGCTCGCGGCGAAGACCGCCACGCGCACCAACGCGCTGCTGGCGGACATCGGCTTCGGTGTGGGCGTGGCCAGCGCGATCGCGGCCGTCCTCCTCTACCCCAAGGAGCCCCTGCCCCCGCCGGGCAAGCCCCGGGTGACGCTGGCCCCCTCGGGCGCTGGCGCCGGCATGGAGGTGAGCTTCTGA
- a CDS encoding phosphoenolpyruvate carboxykinase (GTP) gives MAPTQTAALQGSAPTKNAELLAWVAKMAQMTQPDEIVWCDGSEEEKKRFTDLAVKQGILIPLNQQKRPGCYLHRSNPNDVARVEHLTFICTTNKEDAGPTNNWMEPEAAYTKLTHLFTGCMKGRTMYVVPYVMGPLGSPYAKIGVELTDSVYVALNMRIMTRMGKAALDMLGDSNDFNRGLHSTGDLNPDRRYICHFPQDNTIWSFGSGYGGNVLLGKKCLALRIGSYLGQHEGWLAEHMLILGVTSPKGETTYVAAAFPSACGKTNFAMMIPPKEYEGWKIETVGDDIAWMRVGPDGRLWAINPEAGYFGVAPGTNYKSNPNAMASVAKDTIFTNVAMTADGDVWWEGMDGEVPEELTDWQGRPWKRGSTEKAAHPNSRFTAPATNNPVLSPKANDPMGVPISAIIFGGRRSNTVPLVIQAFNWTHGVFLGATMGSETTAAATGKVGVVRRDPMAMLPFCGYHMGDYLQHWLNMQKKISHPPKIFQVNWFRQDKNGKFIWPGFGENMRVLEWIVNRVHGRVPTEETLLGWVPRADQGLNLKGLDLSQEAVTEVTSIKEDEWKAELKSQEPFFESLGLKAPEALTLQRKLLISRLGT, from the coding sequence ATGGCCCCGACCCAAACCGCAGCGCTCCAGGGCAGCGCTCCCACGAAGAACGCGGAGCTGCTGGCCTGGGTGGCGAAGATGGCGCAGATGACGCAGCCGGACGAAATCGTCTGGTGCGACGGCTCGGAGGAGGAGAAGAAGCGCTTCACCGACCTGGCGGTGAAGCAGGGCATCCTCATCCCCCTCAACCAGCAGAAGCGCCCCGGCTGCTACCTGCACCGCTCCAACCCCAATGACGTGGCGCGCGTGGAGCACCTCACGTTCATCTGCACCACGAACAAGGAGGACGCCGGCCCCACCAACAACTGGATGGAGCCCGAGGCGGCCTACACCAAGCTCACCCACCTGTTCACCGGCTGCATGAAGGGCCGCACCATGTACGTGGTGCCCTACGTCATGGGCCCGCTGGGCAGCCCCTACGCCAAGATCGGCGTGGAGCTGACCGACAGCGTCTATGTCGCCCTCAACATGCGGATCATGACCCGCATGGGCAAGGCGGCGCTGGACATGCTGGGTGACTCCAACGACTTCAACCGCGGCCTGCACAGCACGGGCGATCTCAACCCGGACCGCCGCTACATCTGCCACTTCCCCCAGGACAACACCATCTGGAGCTTCGGCAGCGGATATGGCGGCAACGTGCTGCTGGGCAAGAAATGCCTCGCCCTGCGCATCGGCAGCTACCTCGGCCAGCACGAGGGTTGGCTCGCCGAGCACATGCTGATCCTCGGCGTCACCAGCCCCAAGGGTGAGACGACGTACGTGGCGGCCGCCTTCCCCTCCGCGTGCGGCAAGACGAACTTCGCCATGATGATCCCGCCCAAGGAGTACGAGGGCTGGAAGATCGAGACCGTGGGCGACGACATCGCCTGGATGCGCGTGGGACCGGACGGGCGGCTGTGGGCCATCAACCCCGAGGCCGGCTACTTCGGCGTGGCCCCCGGCACCAACTACAAGAGCAACCCCAACGCGATGGCCTCCGTCGCCAAGGACACCATCTTCACCAACGTGGCCATGACGGCCGACGGCGACGTGTGGTGGGAGGGCATGGACGGCGAGGTCCCCGAGGAGCTCACCGACTGGCAGGGCCGGCCCTGGAAGCGCGGCAGCACCGAGAAGGCGGCGCACCCCAACAGCCGCTTCACCGCGCCCGCCACCAACAACCCGGTCCTCAGCCCCAAGGCCAACGACCCCATGGGCGTGCCCATCTCCGCCATCATCTTCGGCGGCCGCCGCTCCAACACCGTCCCGCTCGTCATCCAGGCCTTCAACTGGACCCACGGCGTGTTCCTGGGCGCCACCATGGGCAGCGAGACCACCGCCGCCGCCACCGGCAAGGTGGGCGTGGTGCGGCGCGACCCCATGGCCATGCTGCCCTTCTGCGGCTACCACATGGGTGACTACCTGCAGCACTGGCTCAACATGCAGAAGAAGATCTCCCACCCGCCGAAGATCTTCCAGGTCAACTGGTTCCGGCAGGACAAGAACGGCAAGTTCATCTGGCCGGGCTTCGGCGAGAACATGCGCGTGCTGGAGTGGATCGTGAACCGCGTCCACGGCCGCGTCCCCACCGAGGAGACGCTGCTGGGCTGGGTGCCGCGCGCCGACCAGGGCCTCAACCTCAAGGGGCTGGACCTCTCGCAGGAGGCCGTCACCGAGGTCACCTCCATCAAGGAGGACGAGTGGAAGGCCGAGCTCAAGAGCCAGGAGCCCTTCTTCGAGTCGCTGGGCCTCAAGGCCCCCGAGGCCCTCACGCTCCAGCGCAAGCTGCTCATCTCCCGCCTGGGCACTTGA
- a CDS encoding SLC13 family permease, giving the protein MAIAIVLGIVLVALVLFSIDVVPIEVSSLVVVCLLALTGVLTPQQAFEGFSNDTVIFIFTLLAMTEGLASTGVVQLVGQRLAFFARFGHQTFVLAMMVVVATFSSIVSNTVTTAAFLPVAIGAAHRAKVPKSKVLLPLAYASMLGGMVLLFGTSTNLVASAAFPRFGLAPIGVTELSPVGLPVAVLGMLVVVFLGPLLLPSRVGKGTVSDWILRDYLTEAVLPADSRYQGKELAEITEGLGLRVIGVIRDGQSLPAVPTYRLVGDERLIVEGNREDILRVKDLKGIEIRPDMRLSDTDLRPQDTILVEATVPTGSPLIGRSLKETLFLERYGLVALALHRKPAIQRLTKLQLLGRLFGGQSLSALPLSVGDVLLLRGPRDRVQELSDGVNLLVLGDVEYQPPRYGKWLLAVVLFLGALAAGTVKLVPLSVAGLAGMLAMIATGCVDARRAFRVDWRVVLLIGSMMALGVAMEESGAGRFLGNMAAGLGSYGGPRTVLFVMMTLTILLSAPMSNQAAALVMLPVAIGAAHQLGVDPRPFAIGVTLAASCSFITPLEPSCVLVYGPGHYRFTDFFRLGTPLTALLLAFLVAVVPVVWPFQKAGGEPARPREPVSQRVLKP; this is encoded by the coding sequence ATGGCCATCGCAATCGTGCTGGGCATCGTGCTGGTCGCACTGGTGCTCTTCTCCATCGACGTGGTTCCCATCGAGGTGAGCTCGCTGGTGGTGGTATGTCTGCTGGCGCTCACCGGAGTGTTGACGCCCCAGCAGGCCTTCGAGGGGTTCAGCAACGACACCGTCATCTTCATCTTCACCCTGTTGGCGATGACGGAAGGGCTCGCCAGTACGGGTGTGGTGCAGCTCGTCGGACAGAGGCTCGCCTTCTTCGCGCGCTTCGGACACCAGACGTTCGTGCTGGCGATGATGGTGGTGGTGGCGACGTTCTCCTCGATCGTCTCCAACACGGTGACGACGGCGGCGTTCCTGCCGGTGGCCATCGGCGCGGCGCACCGCGCCAAGGTGCCCAAGAGCAAGGTGCTGCTGCCGCTGGCGTACGCCTCCATGCTGGGAGGCATGGTGCTGCTGTTCGGTACCTCCACCAACCTGGTGGCCTCCGCGGCCTTCCCGCGCTTCGGACTGGCGCCCATCGGGGTGACGGAGCTGTCTCCGGTGGGACTGCCGGTGGCGGTGCTGGGCATGCTGGTGGTGGTGTTCCTCGGGCCGCTGCTGCTGCCCTCGCGCGTGGGCAAGGGCACGGTGTCCGACTGGATTCTGCGTGACTACCTCACCGAGGCGGTGCTGCCCGCCGACTCGCGCTACCAGGGCAAGGAGCTGGCGGAGATAACGGAGGGCCTGGGGCTGCGCGTCATCGGGGTCATCCGCGACGGCCAGTCGCTGCCCGCGGTGCCCACGTACCGGTTGGTGGGGGACGAGCGCCTCATCGTCGAGGGCAACCGCGAGGACATCCTCCGGGTGAAGGACCTGAAGGGAATCGAGATCCGTCCGGACATGCGGCTGTCGGACACGGACCTGCGGCCCCAGGACACCATCCTGGTGGAGGCCACGGTGCCCACGGGGAGCCCGCTCATCGGCCGCAGTCTGAAGGAGACACTCTTCCTGGAGCGCTATGGGCTGGTGGCGCTGGCGCTGCACCGCAAGCCCGCCATCCAGCGGCTGACGAAGCTTCAGTTGCTGGGGCGGCTCTTCGGCGGGCAGTCGCTGTCCGCGCTGCCGCTGTCGGTGGGTGACGTGCTGCTGCTGCGCGGCCCCCGGGATCGGGTGCAGGAGCTGTCGGATGGCGTCAACCTGCTCGTGCTCGGGGACGTGGAGTACCAGCCGCCGCGCTACGGCAAGTGGCTGCTGGCGGTGGTGCTCTTCCTCGGGGCGCTCGCGGCGGGCACCGTCAAGCTGGTGCCGCTGTCCGTGGCGGGACTGGCGGGCATGCTGGCGATGATCGCCACCGGGTGCGTGGACGCGCGGCGGGCCTTCCGCGTGGACTGGCGCGTGGTGCTGCTCATCGGCTCCATGATGGCGCTCGGCGTGGCCATGGAGGAGAGCGGTGCGGGCAGGTTCCTGGGCAACATGGCGGCGGGACTCGGCAGCTACGGAGGCCCACGCACGGTGCTGTTCGTGATGATGACGCTCACCATCCTGCTGTCGGCGCCCATGAGCAACCAGGCCGCGGCCCTGGTGATGCTCCCGGTGGCCATCGGCGCCGCCCACCAGCTGGGCGTGGACCCGCGTCCCTTCGCCATCGGGGTGACGCTGGCCGCGAGCTGCTCCTTCATCACGCCCCTCGAGCCGAGCTGCGTGCTGGTGTACGGCCCCGGCCACTACCGCTTCACCGACTTCTTCCGGTTGGGCACTCCGCTGACGGCCCTGCTGCTCGCCTTCCTCGTGGCGGTGGTGCCCGTCGTCTGGCCCTTCCAGAAGGCGGGGGGCGAGCCGGCACGGCCCCGGGAGCCGGTGAGCCAGCGCGTGTTGAAGCCTTGA
- a CDS encoding ATP-binding protein, with amino-acid sequence MSSTSQSLRLRWHLVRLALGTLIPVVAFAAVVVFQLARAEREAVELRVLRSARALASAFEREMSGSIRTLQALAESDRLDRGELEAFLEESTRVLRTQPSWRHVLLISPDGQPLVNTAYPWGAPLPAVADTESFTRVVETHQPVIGNLAVGQGARRALAFPVRVPVMRDGALRYVLTAVITPESLTDMVTRQAPGNEEWTRTLVDSRGTVAARTVDPARFVGQPASRSFLEKTRVAEQGVFANTSMDGVPVYVAFRRSQPSGWTAAVISHRGALDTPVTRSMLFVGGFGLALLLVSVGGAWVFSRRLERSITEAATAAAALAEGVPHHMEPSSVRELTRLGEALERSGRLLRERERERDTNLAAAEEARAEAVEATRAKDAFLAMLGHELRNPLAPIVTSLELLRRRGLAGTPEHEVISRQLRHVVRLVDDLMDVARITRGRMSLHREPLELSSVVARAVEATAPLVEQRRHALVVDVPSSGLRVLGDADRLTQVVANLLTNAARYTPPGGHLQVRARASDGGITLVVEDDGQGLQPDLLPRLFEPFVQGPRTVERSEGGLGLGLSLVRSFVEAHGGRIEARSDGPGRGSSFTVWLPGHEEAVEQSTPSERREELPPATGDASGEPLRVLVVDDNVDAADGLADLLELSGYQVAVAHDCTEALSRVDALRPHVALLDIGLPDVDGYGVAERIRERMGEASPVFAALTGFGQDGDRARSHALGFRHHFVKPIDFDELNAFLEAQRPGRSEVA; translated from the coding sequence TTGTCCTCCACCTCCCAGTCCCTCCGACTTCGCTGGCATCTCGTCCGGCTCGCGCTCGGAACGCTGATTCCCGTTGTCGCCTTCGCGGCGGTCGTGGTCTTCCAACTGGCGCGCGCGGAACGCGAGGCCGTCGAGCTTCGTGTGCTGCGGTCGGCGCGCGCGCTCGCGTCGGCCTTCGAGCGCGAGATGTCGGGCTCCATCCGGACGCTTCAGGCGCTGGCCGAGTCCGACCGTCTCGATCGAGGTGAGTTGGAGGCCTTCCTCGAGGAGAGCACGCGGGTGCTTCGCACGCAGCCCTCCTGGCGGCATGTGCTGCTGATCTCTCCGGACGGGCAGCCGTTGGTGAACACGGCCTACCCGTGGGGCGCCCCGCTTCCAGCCGTCGCCGATACGGAGAGCTTCACGCGTGTCGTCGAGACGCACCAGCCCGTCATCGGAAACCTCGCCGTCGGCCAGGGCGCGCGAAGGGCGCTCGCCTTTCCCGTCCGGGTTCCGGTGATGCGTGACGGAGCGCTCCGGTACGTGCTCACGGCCGTCATCACGCCGGAGTCGCTCACGGACATGGTCACCCGTCAGGCACCCGGCAACGAGGAGTGGACGCGCACGCTGGTCGATTCGAGGGGGACCGTGGCCGCCCGCACCGTGGACCCCGCGCGATTCGTCGGACAGCCGGCCTCGCGCTCGTTCCTCGAGAAGACCCGGGTCGCGGAGCAAGGTGTGTTCGCCAACACGTCGATGGATGGCGTGCCGGTCTACGTGGCGTTCAGGCGGTCGCAGCCGTCGGGGTGGACCGCCGCGGTCATCAGCCACAGGGGAGCCCTGGACACGCCGGTGACCCGCTCGATGCTCTTCGTTGGAGGGTTCGGGCTCGCGCTGCTGCTGGTGAGCGTGGGAGGCGCCTGGGTCTTCTCCCGGCGCCTCGAGCGTTCCATCACGGAAGCCGCGACCGCCGCGGCCGCCCTCGCGGAGGGAGTCCCTCACCACATGGAACCGTCCAGCGTGCGCGAGCTCACGCGGCTCGGTGAGGCGCTGGAGCGCTCCGGGCGGTTGCTGCGGGAGCGGGAGCGGGAGCGGGACACGAACCTCGCCGCCGCCGAGGAGGCACGGGCCGAAGCGGTCGAGGCCACGCGGGCGAAGGACGCGTTTCTCGCCATGCTGGGACACGAGCTGCGCAACCCACTCGCGCCGATCGTCACCTCGTTGGAGCTGCTCCGGAGGCGGGGCCTCGCGGGGACACCCGAGCACGAGGTCATCTCGCGGCAGCTCCGGCACGTGGTCCGTCTCGTGGACGATTTGATGGACGTGGCCCGGATCACCCGCGGGCGGATGTCGCTTCACCGCGAACCGCTCGAGCTGTCCTCCGTGGTGGCCCGGGCCGTGGAGGCGACGGCCCCACTCGTCGAGCAGCGGCGGCACGCGCTCGTGGTCGATGTGCCCTCCTCGGGCCTGCGGGTGCTGGGGGATGCCGATCGCCTGACACAGGTGGTGGCCAACCTGCTCACGAACGCGGCGAGGTACACGCCACCGGGCGGGCACCTCCAGGTGCGGGCCCGCGCGAGCGATGGGGGCATCACGCTCGTCGTCGAGGACGATGGACAGGGATTGCAGCCGGACCTGCTCCCCCGGCTCTTCGAGCCCTTCGTCCAGGGGCCGCGCACGGTGGAGCGGAGCGAGGGAGGGCTCGGTCTCGGGCTGTCGCTCGTCCGGAGCTTCGTCGAGGCACATGGTGGCCGCATCGAGGCACGCAGCGACGGTCCCGGCCGGGGCAGCTCCTTCACGGTCTGGCTGCCGGGACACGAGGAGGCCGTGGAGCAGTCCACCCCGAGCGAGCGGCGGGAGGAGCTTCCCCCAGCAACCGGGGACGCGTCCGGGGAGCCCCTCCGCGTGCTCGTCGTCGACGACAACGTCGATGCCGCCGACGGGCTGGCCGACCTGCTGGAGCTGAGCGGGTACCAGGTGGCCGTGGCACATGACTGCACGGAGGCGCTGAGCCGGGTGGACGCGCTCCGCCCGCATGTGGCGCTGCTCGACATCGGATTGCCCGACGTGGATGGGTACGGGGTCGCCGAGCGCATCCGGGAGCGGATGGGTGAGGCGAGCCCCGTCTTCGCCGCGCTCACCGGCTTCGGCCAGGATGGGGACCGCGCACGCAGTCACGCGCTGGGGTTCCGCCACCACTTCGTGAAGCCCATCGACTTCGACGAGCTGAACGCCTTCCTGGAGGCGCAGCGGCCGGGGCGGAGCGAGGTCGCGTGA
- the miaE gene encoding tRNA-(ms[2]io[6]A)-hydroxylase, translated as MSRPTPDRRPLSGEGPVILKVPSDPRWLPLALERFDEVLVDHAHCEKKAAANALSLLQVYPDLPGLPAQMARLAREESAHLARVLDLMAARGLTLGRDAGDPYAQGLQKAVRTSAEGRKVDRLLVAAIIEARSCERLSLLAEGLADPMLRRFYGELAQSEDGHQSLFYRLAVTAAGGDEASVRARLDVLLDHEAQVLNGIGLRAAIH; from the coding sequence ATGTCCCGTCCCACGCCCGATCGCCGTCCCCTCTCCGGAGAGGGCCCCGTCATCCTCAAGGTCCCCAGCGACCCGCGCTGGCTTCCCCTGGCGCTCGAGCGCTTCGACGAAGTGCTGGTGGACCACGCCCACTGCGAGAAGAAGGCGGCGGCCAATGCCCTCTCGCTGTTGCAGGTCTACCCGGACCTGCCCGGCCTGCCGGCGCAGATGGCGCGGCTGGCGCGAGAGGAGAGCGCGCACCTGGCCCGGGTGCTGGACCTGATGGCGGCCCGGGGACTGACGCTGGGGCGCGACGCGGGCGACCCGTACGCCCAGGGCCTGCAGAAGGCCGTCCGCACCTCCGCCGAGGGGCGCAAGGTGGACCGGTTGCTGGTGGCCGCCATCATCGAGGCGCGCTCCTGCGAGCGGCTTTCCCTCCTGGCCGAGGGACTGGCGGACCCCATGCTGCGCCGCTTCTACGGTGAGCTGGCCCAGTCCGAGGATGGCCACCAGTCGCTCTTCTACCGGCTGGCCGTCACCGCGGCGGGTGGGGACGAGGCCTCGGTGCGCGCCCGGCTGGACGTGCTGCTCGACCACGAGGCCCAGGTGCTGAACGGCATCGGCCTGCGCGCCGCCATCCACTGA
- a CDS encoding GNAT family N-acetyltransferase — protein sequence MPVTVQQLTSKDSDALKALLAKDPAHNIYLLGLLAEFGIGDTRSSYSYWGRFDGKTLTAAVFVGGGGALVVPSAGDSVATGVIADALAERVRLKASVGEKPAVDALVRSLCAGKPRLSKTYRLFSVSADDLGPFTNPLLRLAREEDLTRLVPLAAGAVRDIHDRDALAEDPNFEERVAQRVRARRTYVLEENGELVFKVDIGSRSQFGAELEGLYTVPSQRGKGHATLCLGQISRFLLSSLPRLTLRVDEKDESMARIARKVGYLAQRSQRLVLVE from the coding sequence ATGCCCGTCACCGTCCAACAACTCACCTCCAAGGACAGCGATGCGCTGAAGGCGCTGCTCGCCAAGGATCCGGCACACAACATCTACCTGCTCGGATTGCTGGCGGAGTTCGGCATTGGAGACACCCGCTCCAGCTACTCCTATTGGGGCCGCTTCGATGGGAAGACGCTCACGGCGGCCGTCTTCGTGGGAGGAGGAGGCGCGCTGGTGGTGCCCTCGGCGGGTGACAGCGTGGCCACCGGGGTCATCGCGGATGCGCTGGCCGAGCGCGTGAGGCTCAAGGCGTCGGTGGGCGAGAAGCCCGCGGTGGACGCGCTGGTGCGCAGCCTGTGCGCGGGCAAGCCGCGGCTGTCCAAGACGTACCGCCTCTTCTCCGTGTCGGCCGACGACCTGGGGCCCTTCACCAATCCCCTGCTCCGGCTGGCGCGCGAGGAGGACCTCACGCGCCTGGTGCCCCTGGCGGCCGGGGCGGTGCGGGACATCCACGACCGGGACGCGCTCGCGGAGGATCCGAACTTCGAGGAGCGGGTGGCACAGCGCGTGAGGGCGCGGCGCACCTACGTGCTGGAGGAGAACGGCGAGCTGGTCTTCAAGGTGGACATCGGCAGCCGCTCCCAATTCGGGGCCGAGCTGGAGGGCCTGTACACGGTGCCCTCGCAGCGGGGCAAGGGCCACGCCACCCTGTGTCTGGGGCAGATCTCCCGCTTCCTGCTCTCGTCACTGCCGAGGCTCACGCTGAGGGTGGACGAGAAGGACGAGTCCATGGCGCGCATCGCTCGCAAGGTGGGCTACCTGGCCCAGCGCTCCCAGCGGCTGGTGCTGGTGGAGTAG
- a CDS encoding AgmX/PglI C-terminal domain-containing protein, with translation MSGRAVFLWVVIPFVALSALALWLTRDAPEHAVPPPPPAPLEPPTPLPSPAPPPEPARPVPRVATPPPPPPREEEPIPDPPPGTWDKEEVRVAFRALQPLVRECLQDASLRHAGAQTVKLRFTLEARGERGRFQGAEVVESTFQDPFVHACLLDALADTQFSAPPGKAPLTLSHPFHFRPRNDGGP, from the coding sequence ATGTCGGGCAGAGCCGTCTTCCTCTGGGTGGTCATCCCCTTCGTGGCCCTGAGCGCGCTGGCGCTCTGGCTCACGAGGGACGCGCCGGAGCACGCCGTGCCCCCACCCCCACCCGCCCCGCTCGAGCCACCCACCCCCCTCCCCTCTCCTGCCCCTCCACCGGAACCGGCCCGGCCCGTTCCCCGCGTCGCCACGCCACCGCCCCCTCCACCCCGGGAGGAGGAGCCGATTCCTGATCCTCCCCCGGGCACCTGGGACAAGGAGGAGGTCCGGGTGGCCTTCCGGGCCCTCCAACCGCTGGTGCGCGAGTGCCTCCAGGACGCGTCCCTGCGCCACGCGGGTGCACAGACAGTGAAGCTGCGTTTCACCCTCGAAGCCCGGGGGGAGCGCGGCAGGTTCCAGGGCGCCGAGGTGGTGGAGAGCACCTTCCAGGATCCCTTCGTGCACGCCTGCCTGCTCGATGCTCTCGCCGACACACAATTTTCCGCCCCACCTGGGAAAGCGCCGCTTACCCTGAGCCACCCGTTCCACTTCCGGCCCCGGAATGACGGAGGCCCTTGA
- the gluQRS gene encoding tRNA glutamyl-Q(34) synthetase GluQRS yields MSFRGRFAPSPTGRIHLGNARSALLGWLQARAAGGQFLLRIEDLDRARCRPQYLEDLYRDLEWLGLDWDETPLVQSQRDDVYREAMEKLERTGRVYPCFCTRAEIARAASAPHGLSEEGPRYPGTCASLTPEAIAERARTRVPALRFRAAPGQWCFEDGLHGRYCQDVATVVGDFVVRRNDGVASYQLAVVVDDTASGITDVLRGDDLLSSTPRQLQIYGALGVTPPRFWHVPLVLGEDGKRLAKREGAFAVAELRERGIAVERVLGLLAAWSGLGDGTPVTSEELVRRFRPELLPRSPVVAREALLKEALGLE; encoded by the coding sequence ATGAGCTTCCGCGGACGCTTCGCGCCCAGCCCCACCGGCCGCATCCACCTCGGCAACGCCCGCAGCGCCCTGCTCGGCTGGCTCCAGGCCCGCGCGGCTGGCGGCCAGTTCCTGTTGCGCATCGAGGACCTCGACCGCGCGCGTTGCAGGCCGCAGTACCTCGAGGACCTGTACCGGGACCTCGAGTGGCTGGGGCTGGACTGGGACGAGACGCCCCTCGTCCAGAGCCAGCGCGACGACGTCTACCGGGAAGCGATGGAGAAGCTGGAGCGCACGGGCCGCGTGTACCCGTGCTTCTGCACGCGCGCGGAGATCGCCCGCGCGGCGAGCGCCCCGCATGGCCTGAGCGAGGAAGGGCCGCGCTACCCCGGCACCTGCGCGTCCCTCACCCCCGAGGCCATCGCCGAGCGCGCCCGCACGCGGGTGCCCGCCCTGCGCTTCCGGGCGGCCCCCGGCCAGTGGTGCTTCGAGGACGGGCTGCACGGCCGCTACTGCCAGGACGTGGCCACGGTGGTGGGGGACTTCGTGGTGCGCCGCAACGACGGGGTCGCCAGCTACCAGCTCGCGGTGGTGGTGGACGACACGGCCAGCGGCATCACCGACGTGCTTCGTGGGGACGACCTGCTGTCCTCCACCCCGCGACAGCTTCAAATCTACGGGGCGCTCGGTGTGACGCCTCCGCGCTTCTGGCACGTGCCCCTGGTGCTCGGAGAGGACGGCAAGCGGCTGGCCAAGCGGGAGGGCGCCTTCGCGGTGGCCGAGCTGCGTGAGCGGGGCATCGCGGTCGAGCGGGTGCTCGGGCTGCTCGCGGCCTGGAGCGGGCTGGGGGATGGCACCCCCGTGACGAGCGAGGAGCTGGTGCGGCGCTTCCGTCCCGAGCTGCTCCCCCGCTCGCCCGTCGTCGCCCGGGAAGCGCTATTGAAGGAGGCGCTGGGCCTCGAATGA
- a CDS encoding metallophosphoesterase family protein, protein MRFLHCSDVHITANYFSLPLRKLGWRRWLALAELSVGGRSKAYARAPETLATIARDAEGLGADHFILSGDVTAYALEPEFQVVRESLGALAEDPRRCTIIPGNHDVFTPGSHRVGRFARHFGHLLESDLPEHRREGPFPFVRLVGEEAAVVGLLSARVPFVPGMAQGFIGPAQLDGLAALVKDPRLAGRALLVVVHHAPLTHHGRADRYFHGLRDAQALFQLLPGPRYAVLHGHIHQRYHHPATAERPHVFGAGSSTQAGREGYWLIEVKKGQVVGGQKHVPGGALH, encoded by the coding sequence ATGCGCTTCCTCCACTGCTCCGACGTCCACATCACCGCGAACTACTTCTCCCTGCCCCTGCGCAAGCTCGGCTGGCGGCGCTGGCTCGCCCTGGCCGAGCTGTCCGTGGGAGGCCGCAGCAAGGCCTACGCGCGAGCCCCCGAGACGCTCGCCACCATCGCGCGTGATGCCGAGGGGCTCGGGGCGGATCACTTCATCCTCTCCGGGGACGTCACCGCGTACGCGCTGGAGCCGGAGTTCCAGGTCGTGCGCGAGTCGCTCGGTGCCCTGGCCGAGGATCCGCGCCGCTGCACCATCATTCCCGGCAACCACGACGTCTTCACCCCGGGCAGCCACCGCGTGGGCCGCTTCGCGCGCCACTTCGGCCACCTGCTGGAGAGCGATCTGCCCGAGCACCGGCGCGAGGGGCCCTTCCCCTTCGTGCGCCTGGTGGGGGAGGAGGCCGCGGTGGTGGGGCTGCTGTCGGCGCGCGTGCCCTTCGTGCCGGGCATGGCGCAGGGCTTCATCGGCCCGGCGCAGCTGGACGGGCTGGCGGCGTTGGTGAAGGACCCGAGGCTCGCGGGCCGGGCGCTCCTGGTGGTGGTGCACCACGCGCCGCTCACCCACCACGGCCGGGCGGATCGCTACTTCCACGGCTTGAGGGACGCGCAGGCGCTCTTCCAACTGCTGCCGGGGCCGCGCTACGCGGTACTGCACGGACACATCCACCAGCGCTACCACCACCCGGCCACCGCCGAGCGCCCGCATGTCTTCGGCGCGGGCTCGTCCACCCAGGCGGGGCGCGAGGGCTACTGGCTCATCGAGGTGAAGAAGGGCCAGGTGGTGGGCGGGCAGAAGCACGTCCCCGGAGGGGCGTTGCACTGA